The genomic region TTCGCGCCGGAGAAGGTCGTCGATCTTATCTCGAACTCCGGAAACCAGGTCGCTGCCTCCTTGCCTGGTGCGTTGGACCATGCGCGCCGTACCGGACTGCTGAAACTGGGCACGAAGTGCCTGATGCTCGGAACTGCCGCCGGCCTGTCCTTCGGCGGCGCGGCCATGGTCGCATGAAATGCGGGTCCTCGTCACTGGTGCAACCGGCTTCCTTGGTGGCCGGCTCAGCCGGATGCTGATGGCGGAGGGGGCCGATGTTCTCGCGACGGGCCGCGACCGGCAACCGGGCGCAGAACTCGCGGCAGCCGGCGCCCGTTTCGTGCCGGCCGACCTGTCGACCACGCGAGGGCACGCGCTGGCGGAGCTGTTCGGGCCGGTCGATGCGGTGGTGCATGCGGCGGCGCTGTCGTCTGCCTGGGGGCGGCGGGAAGCCTTCATGGCCGCAAACGTCACGGCCACCCGGAACCTGCGCGATTTTGCCTCCGCGGCGGGCGTGAAGCGTCTCGTGCTCGTTTCCACGCCGGCCGTCACCTTCTGCTTCGCCGACCGCCTTGGCATCCGCGAGAACGAGCCTTTGCCGCCGCCGGTCAACGCCTATGCGGAAACGAAGCGCATCGCAGAGGAGGAGACGCTTGCCGACACGCGGCTCGAAGCGATGGTCTTGCGTCCACGTGCCATCTACGGTCGCGGCGACAAGGCGCTGCTGCCAAGGCTCGTGCGCGCGGCCAAGTTCGGGCCGTTGCCACTTTTGCGCGGCGGACGGGCTGTGGTGAACCTCACCCATGTCGACGATTCCTGCCGGGCGATCCTCGCGGCCCTGGCCGCACCGCCGGGCCTGCGAGGCGTCTGGAACATTTCTTGCGAGGAGGAACTGCCAGTCAGGGCGATAGCGGAAAGCGCCGCCGCGCGGTCCGGCGTCGCGGTGCGCTGGCGAAGCGTTCCCTGGCCGCTGGCGCGCGAGGCGGTGCGGCTGTCGGAGTGGCGGGCGCTGCTGACGCCGGGCCGGCCGGAACCGCCTATCACACGCTACGGCCTGGGCCTGCTGGCCTTCAGTCAGACGCTGGACGTGAGCGCCGCGAAACGCGATCTTGGCTTCGCGGCCGCCATCGGTTTCGAGGAGGGGCTGCGGCTCACATTTGGCGAGGGAACGCCATGACCGCGACGATTTTCTGGTCCTGCGCCACCGTGCCTGCACCGCAGCGGCTTGTGCTCGCCGGCGGCATCGGCCGGGTCGATCTGGCCGTGCGCGTCGGACTCTGGCGACATCCGCTGAAGGGGCCGTTCCTGATCGACGCCGGCTACGGTGCGGCAGCCGCGACCGCCCCCGGGCGGAGTCTCGGCTTGCGGCTCTATCACCGGATGCTGGGGATCCGTCCGATTGCTGGCATGGGGCCAGTCGAGTATTTGGCGACGCTGGGTGTGCGGCCGGACGAACTGGTCGGCGTGGTTCTCACCCATTTCCATGTCGACCACATCGGCCAGCTCTGCGATTTTCCCGGCGTGCCTGTCTACGCCTCGGGCGCGGCATGGATGGCGCTTTCTGCCATGTCCGGCTTCGGCCGTAATCGCAACGGCTTCTTTGCCGAACTGATCCCAGCCGATTTCAGCAAAAGGCTGGTCGCGGTGGAGGATCTCCCGGAGGTGCATCTTCCTTTCGGTCTGGGCCGGGGTTTCGACATCAGTGGCGACGGCTCCTGCCTCGCCGTGCCATTGCCAGGCCATGCGCTCGGCCAGATTGGACTGGTTTGGCCGCAACTCCATACACCGCTGCTCTACGCCGCCGACGTGCAATGGCTGTGGCGAGCGATCGCGGAGGAAAGGCTGCCCGGCTTCCCGGCCAGCCTGCTGCCGGTCGACCGAGAGGGCGCGGCGCGTTCCATCCGCCTCGTGCGGGAGTTCGCCCGCGCGGGTGGCGGCGTGATGTTGGCACACGATCCGGAGGCGGGACCGCATCTATGGAGCAGGCCTTGAGCCACGGCCTTGCCGATACGGCGGTAGCAGCGGCATCATTCCTGCGCACACGCTGGCGTGCCGCATGCTTGCGCACTCGTGCCGATGTCGAGGCGCACCAGAAACGCCGCATCGCGGCCTGGTTGGCCGGGCCTGTTGCCCGGGTGAAAGCGTTCCGGAAGCAAACGCCCTGCCGGCTTGGAGACATGCCGATCACAGACAAGGCCTCGGTGATGGCGAGGCTGGAGGACTACAACGCGCTCGGCCTCTCTGCCCCTGAAATCGCAGCAATGATGGCGCGCCGCGAGCACCCGCCGAGGCATCTTGTCGGCGCGAGCACGGGCACCAGCGGCAACCGATCGTGGTACGTTATCTCACTGGCTGAGCGGCAGCTGTGGCTGGGTGCAATTCTGGCAAAGACGCTGCCACGCTTTCCCTTCGAGACGGCGCGCGTGGCGGTCGCCCTGCCGGTTGAAGCGCCGCTGTATGCGGCGGCGGATCGCGGGCGGCTGTTGTCGCTGAGATTCTTCGATCTCGGCGATGGGCTGGACACGCTGCCCCGGCGCATGGCGGCCTACGGTCCAGACACCCTGATCGCGCCCCCCTCAACGCTGCGCTACCTGGCGCACTTTCCCGACTTGCTCCGGCCGAAGCGGGTTTTCTCCGGCGCCGAAGTGCTCGATCCGATCGACCATCGGGCGATCGAGGCGGCGTTCGGTGTGAAGGTACGCGAAATCTACATGGCGGCGGAGGGGCTTCTGGGTGTTTCCTGCAGGTTCGGTACGATGCACCTCGCGGAGGACGCAATGCATTTCGAACTGCAGAAGGCGGCGGACGGGCTCGTCTCGCCGGTCATAACGGACTTCTCCCGCGGCGTGCAGATCACGGCACGCTACCGCATGAACGACTTGCTGCGGCTCGCTGAGATGCCCTGCGCCTGCGGTTCGCCTCTTCAAGCCGTGGCGGAAATCGTCGGCCGCAGCGACGACATGTTCCGCCTACCGGGCGCGGCCGGGCAGGTGGAAGTCGCACCTGGGGCAATCCGCAACGCTATTACCGGCGCCCACGCTTCCATCAACGACTTCCGCTGCGTTCAGGATGGTCCGTCACTGGTGGGGCTGTGGGTCGATCCGCTGGCCGCATTCCAGGCCGCCAGGGCGGGGCTTGCGGCTGCTTTCGTGCGGGCCGGCTGCCGCGGCGAAATCGCGCTGCTCGAGGGCAAACCGCAGGACGGGCGCAAGCTTCGCCGGGTGTGGCGGCGCTGGAGGGAAACGTGAGGACCGTCGTTCTGTCCGGCGCGCGGGCGCCGGTAGCGCTGCACTGGGCGAGGCTGTTCAAGACGGCGGGCTGGCGCGTCGTTCTGACCGACACGTTTCGCATGCCGATCTCGCGCGCCACGCGCTTCAAGGATCGCTATGTGCGCCTGCCTGGGCCGCTCGGTGATTTTGCCGCGTTCCTCACGGCGCTCCGCAGGGTGCTGGAAGAGGAGCGGCCGGCGTTCTGGATGCCGACCTGCGAGGAGGTGTTCTTTCTTGCCGCCGCCCGCGATCTGCATGGCGTCGCGCTCCCACTTTTTGCACCGCCTTTCCAGGTCCTTGCTGCAGCGCACGACAAGTTCCGCTTTTCACGGGCTGTCGCCGGCATGTCGACGGAAGCGCCGCGCTCATGGTTGGTGAAGGACGATGGCGACCTCGCACCGCTGATTCCCCGCAGCCGGGAGCTTGTCTTCAAGCCGGTCTGGTCGCGGTTCGGCGACCGCGCGCTGCGCCGGCCGGAGCCGGGCCGGATCGCCGATGCCCGCTTCCTTGCCGGCGAGCACTGGGTGGCGCAGGACTATCTGCCGGGCGTGGAGGTGAGCGCATTCGCACTGGCGCATGGCGGGCGGGTGCTGGCAATCCAGCCCTATCGCGGCCTGTTTCGCGCCAGCGCTGGCGCGGCGGTCGCCTTTGCACCCTTCGACGATCCGCAGATCGAGGCCTTCGTTGCGGAGTACGCGGCGGCGACCGGGTGGACTGGGCAGTTGTCCTTCGACTTTCGGCACGATGCGCAGGGCCGGCTGTTCGTGATCGAGTGCAATCCGCGTGCGACCAGCGGGCTGCATTTCTTTGCCGCGAGCGACGGTCTGGTCGAGGCCGCGGTCGGCGGATGCGTCGCAAGGGCGAGCAACCGTCGGCCGATGACCCTGCGCCTGGCGCTTGCGACCTACGGATTGGCAGATGCGATCACGAACCGAAAGCTGGGCGAGTGGCGGCAAGCTTGGTCGAAATGCGGCGACATTTCTGCCTTTCCGGGCGACCGCGGCTTTCTGCCGGTACAGGTCGCAGCGCTTTTGGAGATCGCGGCGATTGCCTTGCGCCGGCGTTGCAGCCTCAAGACCGCGGCGATGGACGACACCGAATGGAACGGCCAACCGTTATAGTTCCATCTCGGCGGTGAGCGGCCGGTCCGCCGCCAATGGCCTGCGGCCGGCGATGATGGCGTCGATGTGCGGGCGCAGGATGTCGAGGGCCGCGACGACGCCCCTGCCGCCCGCAGCCCCGCGATTCGCCGTGCAGGCTTCGAGAATGCGCTGGTCCTGGCCGAGCGCGATGCGGAAAAAGGGCAAGAGGATCGCGGCCTTGAGCCAGCCGAAGCCGCCCTGGCGCGGGCCGGTAAGGATGGCGAAGCCGCGCACAACGCCCGGTTTCTCCTCGCGAAGATGGAACGTGGTCATCAGGTTGAGCCGCGACGGCCCCCAGAATTCGAGTTCGGCGATGCCCGGTGCCCGGTAGCGGGCGACGCCCCTGCCGCGCTGGCCCTCGAGCAGGCGGCTCACCAGCCCGTCCTGCTTCGTCTCGCCTTGGTAGACCGCCTCCACCCAGTCTTCGCCGCCGGTGATGGTGACGCGGACGCGTTGGCGCTTCGCGCTCAGACCGCGCAGGATCAGCCGGTGGGTAAAATGGGTGTGGGTGGCGTCCAGGATATTCTCCGCGACGTCGGCCAGCGTCGAGCGCACCTGGCTTTCCAGATACACCGAGATCGGGTCGATGCAGGAATCGGCGTGAACATAGGGCGAATGTTCGGGCTTGCCACGCGCGATGAAGACGAGGCCGCCCGCCTCGCAAGTGCTCCAGGCCGGCACCCCGTAGCCAGGCAGTTCCCCGACATGGCACGGCATGGCCGTGAGGCGGCCGGTCGCGTCGAACTGCCAGCCGTGATACGGGCACTCGATGCGGCCGTCGACCACCACACCGTCGGTGAGCGGCGCGCCGCGATGCGGACAGCGGTCGGACAGCGCCGCGACCCCGCCGCCGGTCCGGAACAGCGCCAGTGCGCGGCCCTCGTGCAAAACGCGTCGAGGCCGGCGCTTGAGCGAACGCGACAGCGCGACCGCCTGCCAGCGGCTTAGAGTTTGAAGCGGCGCATCACCGGCACCGCAATCCTCTGGATCGTTTGCTCGATTGCCCATGTCGCCGCTCGGGCACCGAAGGGAAGGTGCGCACTGTAGAATGCGGCGTACTCAATCGCCGCCTCTGCATGCCGGTTGCGCTTGAAACTTGCCGCTCCAGCACTCAGATTGTACGACATCCGTCGCTCCCGCGCCAGAAACATGCCAAGTGCGACGAGTCGCCGGTACAGGCCGTGCTCCTGCGGCAGCGTCGTGTCATAGCCGACCATCGGCGCGGTCAGCACCCCGCCGATGGCAAACAAGCCAATGGCCCCAGCAAGCCTGCCGTCGGCGGCGCGCACGCCGTGGAACTCGATCAGGCCGGTGTTGTGCGCGCGGCGCATAAACTCTGCCGTGTATTGCGGGTTTAGCGGGGTATATTTCTCTAGGTAGAGCATGGCGTAGAGTTCGGCGATGCGAGCGAAATCTCCCTCACCGATGTCCTGCGGGCCGCAAACCGGATAGTCCTGGCAACGCATCATCGCCATGTCGCGGGCAAGATCGGCGCCCCGCTCGGGCAGTGTTTCCCTGCAATCGTAAACATAGACCTGGCGCGAGGCGATCAGCCGGTAGCCCGCCGCGCGGAAGGCTTCGAGCAGGGGCGCGTCCATGCGGTCGTTGAAGGAACGCCAGACGATCACCCGCGTCGGCCAGCGATTCAGGCATTGCTGGGTGATGTCGCGGACAGCCTCGGCGGGCAGCCCGGGCCAGACATTGGTGGAGAGCAGCCAGTTGTTTGGTTGCGCCTGCCGGTCGGCGCGGGTGGCGGCGACGAGCAGGGAGGAGGCCCGCACAAGCACCCGCAGCGCGCGCTGCGTCAGCGAGCCGGGGGCGAAATTCCGCAACTCCTCCAGGGCATAGTCGGTGAAGGCGGCTGACGGGCAGCAGATGTAGCAGGTGCGCGACTCTCCGTCGTTGAGCGTCACGGGGATACGCACGCCGCCCGCCTCGACGAAGGTGAGGCTGGTGTCGAGATTTGCGATCAGGGCGTTCGTCGGAAGTCCGGCGAAGGTTGCTTCCAGGGCGCGGGCGGCGTCGCCCGCGCTTCGTCTCGGAGGGTGTCTGGCGGCTGTGCTCAAGCCTTGATGGCCGGAAGGCCGGCCCCGATTGTGCCTTGGAACGTCTTCACATCGTCCGAGGTGATCATCAGCGGCGACGACTCGAGCGCGATTATGACGCGCCAGGATTGCCCGGCAAATGGCACGGCCGCAAGTGTTTCTAAGCCGCTCTGGGCGGTGCCGGACGCAAGCCGCTGAAGCTGGGACCGGCGGACCGGGCGACGGTCTGCGCCGAGGCGAGAAAATCGCCCGCGCAGCGGGTCTTGAGCGGCGCTTCCGCGTTGCGACGTTTCGGCGTTCAGGGAAATCGCCTCCGGACTCCCAGACCGCTCTCCCCGAGGCTCACGAGTGGCTCATCTGCCCGGAAACCGTTGCGGATGTGCCATTGGCCGGACTGTCCGTCGCCGGTGCGCGTCGTAGACACTGGGCGGGTAAGCCGCACGTTGCGACCGGTACACATCTGCATTCGCGGTCTAACGCTGCGCGGCAGAGGTGAAATCTCGGCTACTTGCACCAGCAACGTGGCATGGAGATATTGGTCCACTTTGCCAAGCGGTCCATGAACCACGCGGCGGCTCATCAAAGTGAACCAGCACCGGCACGTGCGATTCTTGCGTAGCGCGGGCGATTCCCCTTAATCTCTCTCCGATTCACGCATTCACTGCGTCCAGGGACGAAAATGCCTTTCTGGTTCAAGCCGCGCTGTCCGCTGGATACCGGCGAGAAGGCCTGGACCGAATATCGCCTGCGCTGGTTAGTCGACCGCTTCGGGCTCGATCTCATCAATCGCGTCGAGTTTCTTCTGCCGGAAGATTTGTGGGCGAAACCGTGGAAAGGGACCGAAGCCGAAGCGCAAGAGATCCTCGACCGAGTCTGCGCTCACATGGAAACGCCGCGCGAGCGACTGAGCTTGGAGTTTGTCGACGACGACCAGTTGCCCAACGCCGTTGGGCATTACGATTATTCCGATTGGCGGCCGACGATTCGGATCGCTCGGTCGCAGTTGGAAGACCCCGTCGCGCTGTCGGCGACGCTCGCGCATGAGGTGGCGCATGACGTTTTGCTTGCCGGGAAGTATCAGACCGGCAATGAAGCGGATCTGGAGGACGTGACTGATTTACTCCCGACGATCTACGGGGCGGGACTTTTTGCCGCCAACGCCACGGTCCGGTCTACCAACTGGCGGAGCGGCAATTGGGAAGGGTGGAACATCTCGAAGCAAGGCTACTTGCCGTCGCGAACATTCGGCTACGCCTTCGCCCTGTTGACGCTGTTTCGCGACGAGTGTGATCCGCCGTGGGCCGAGCGCCTTCGGCCCGACGCCGCGGAGACGTTCCGGCTTGGGTTGAAGTTCTTGCGGGGAGGCGGCGATACGCTGTTTCATCCGGCAAGCTATCGATCGGATCGCGGTGATCCGACTCCGGGCGAGTTGCTTCAGCAACTGCAGCACGCCTCGCCGACGTTTCGCCTCGCCGCGCTTTGGGACGTCGCAGAACCAGATGCCGTGACCGTCGACGCGGTGGTCGATTGTTTGGGAGACCGCGACCCGCACGTCGCCGCCGCGGCGGGCCACCGCTTGGCAGAATTAGACTTCATTCATGAGCGTGGTCGTGACGAACTGGTGCGACGGCTCGAATCGCCGATCGAAATTGTGCGGCTCGGCGTCATACACGCCGTCGGCCGATTGCGATTGAGTCCGGGCGAATCGCTGGGCATTCTCAAGCGGCTCCTGTTCCACGAGAGTCGCGCGGTATCGCTGGCCGCGGTGATAGCCGTTGGACGATTCGGAGAAGAGGCGTCGGCTCTGGCGCCGCAACTGGTCAAGGCCTTAGAGCGGGCGAACGTGCGTCGCGATCCAGACGCAATCGAGGCCGCGGCCAAAGCCATTTGGAACCTCGTTCCCATTCCGGATGACCTGCTGCGAGACGTGTACGCCGGCGGGGATCGCGAGTTGTATCAGCTCGCGCGATCGGCGCTGCGGAGCACGCGAATCGCGGGGAGATAAAGGTGCCAGCCACCAAATCTGGAGAAGTCAGGCAACTGCCTTGCGCAGATCGCCCAGGTTTGGTGGCTGGCACGAATGGTTGCGCCGAAAATCATCCCACCGGCGGCAGGA from Planctomycetia bacterium harbors:
- a CDS encoding adenylate synthase, with amino-acid sequence MEQALSHGLADTAVAAASFLRTRWRAACLRTRADVEAHQKRRIAAWLAGPVARVKAFRKQTPCRLGDMPITDKASVMARLEDYNALGLSAPEIAAMMARREHPPRHLVGASTGTSGNRSWYVISLAERQLWLGAILAKTLPRFPFETARVAVALPVEAPLYAAADRGRLLSLRFFDLGDGLDTLPRRMAAYGPDTLIAPPSTLRYLAHFPDLLRPKRVFSGAEVLDPIDHRAIEAAFGVKVREIYMAAEGLLGVSCRFGTMHLAEDAMHFELQKAADGLVSPVITDFSRGVQITARYRMNDLLRLAEMPCACGSPLQAVAEIVGRSDDMFRLPGAAGQVEVAPGAIRNAITGAHASINDFRCVQDGPSLVGLWVDPLAAFQAARAGLAAAFVRAGCRGEIALLEGKPQDGRKLRRVWRRWRET
- a CDS encoding Zn-dependent hydrolase; this translates as MTATIFWSCATVPAPQRLVLAGGIGRVDLAVRVGLWRHPLKGPFLIDAGYGAAAATAPGRSLGLRLYHRMLGIRPIAGMGPVEYLATLGVRPDELVGVVLTHFHVDHIGQLCDFPGVPVYASGAAWMALSAMSGFGRNRNGFFAELIPADFSKRLVAVEDLPEVHLPFGLGRGFDISGDGSCLAVPLPGHALGQIGLVWPQLHTPLLYAADVQWLWRAIAEERLPGFPASLLPVDREGAARSIRLVREFARAGGGVMLAHDPEAGPHLWSRP
- the galE1 gene encoding dTDP-4-dehydrorhamnose 3,5-epimerase produces the protein MRVLVTGATGFLGGRLSRMLMAEGADVLATGRDRQPGAELAAAGARFVPADLSTTRGHALAELFGPVDAVVHAAALSSAWGRREAFMAANVTATRNLRDFASAAGVKRLVLVSTPAVTFCFADRLGIRENEPLPPPVNAYAETKRIAEEETLADTRLEAMVLRPRAIYGRGDKALLPRLVRAAKFGPLPLLRGGRAVVNLTHVDDSCRAILAALAAPPGLRGVWNISCEEELPVRAIAESAAARSGVAVRWRSVPWPLAREAVRLSEWRALLTPGRPEPPITRYGLGLLAFSQTLDVSAAKRDLGFAAAIGFEEGLRLTFGEGTP